The following coding sequences lie in one Bicyclus anynana chromosome 21, ilBicAnyn1.1, whole genome shotgun sequence genomic window:
- the LOC112058374 gene encoding BTB/POZ domain-containing protein 6-B isoform X2, with translation MSNLCSRIVSKPPKRPTEARESMSVAQTNAWMNAENINNGGGLSLSPPHTISQRETGTQVSQCYSGPPSPCGSSSLAPSPTVSPAPPPGTATLDPNWQATKPTVRERNAAMFNNQLMADITFIVGGPGHTQVIPAHKYVLATGSSVFYAMFYGGLAECKQEIEVPDVEPSAFLILLKYLYCDEIQLEADTVLSTLYVAKKYIVPHLARACVNYLETSLTAKNACLLLSQSRLFEEPELMQRCWEVIDAQAEMALTSEGFVDIDVSTLESVLARETLNCKEINLFEAALAWAHAECVRRETDVTPANKRAMLGSAIYLIRFPTMTLEEFANSAAQLGILTPQETIDIFLHFTAATKPQLSYPIKARAGLKAQICHRFQSCAYRSNQWRYRGRCDSIQFCVDKRIFVVGFGLYGSSNGAADYNVKIELKRLGRVLAENNTKFFSDGSSNTFHVYFENPIQIEPECFYTASAILDGSELSYFGQEGLSEVYMGTVTFQFHCSSESTNGTGVQGGQIPELIYYGPTVNTSMTNTNAIED, from the exons ATGTCCAATTTGTGTTCAAGAATAGTATCTAAACCTCCGAAAAGGCCTACAGAGGCCCGAGAAAGCATGTCGGTAGCTCAAACCAACGCTTGGATGAATG CAGAAAATATTAACAATGGTGGCGGGTTGTCATTGTCGCCTCCTCACACAATATCTCAACGGGAGACAGGGACTCAAGTGTCACAATGCTACAGCGGACCACCTTCCCCGTGTGGGTCATCGAGCTTGGCTCCATCACCTACAGTATCCCCCGCACCTCCCCCTGGGACAGCAACCTTGGACCCCAACTGGCAAGCTACAAAACCCACAGTCCGAGAACGAAATGCAGCAATGTTCAATAATCAGTTAATGGCTGATATCACATTCATTGTTGGTGGACCAG gacacacacaagtaataccagcccataaatatgttttagcgACTGGCAGCTCAGTATTTTATGCTATGTTTTATGGAGGCTTGGCGGAATGTAAACAAGAAATAGAAGTGCCAGATGTTGAGCCATCAGCAttcctaatattattaaa gTATTTATACTGTGATGAAATACAGTTAGAGGCAGATACAGTTTTATCAACATTGTATGTTGCTAAGAAATATATAGTCCCACACCTAGCAAGAGCCTGCGTTAACTACTTGGAAACTAGTCTAACAGCCAAAAACGCATGTTTGCTCCTAAGCCAATCACGCTTGTTTGAGGAGCCAGAACTAATGCAGAGGTGCTGGGAAGTAATTGATGCGCAG GCTGAGATGGCACTCACTTCAGAAGGTTTTGTTGACATTGATGTATCTACTCTTGAGTCTGTGCTGGCAAGAGAGACACTCAATTGCAAAGAAATAAACTTATTTGAAGCAGCATTAGCTTGGGCTCATGCTGAATGTGTGCGTAGAGAGACAGACGTCACCCCAGCCAACAAGAGAGCCATGCTCGGCAGTGCCATATATCTAATCAGATTTCCAACTATGACTTTGGAGGAGTTTGCTAATAGTGCAGCGCAACTTGGCATACTGACTCCTCAAGAAACGATAGATATATTTCTACACTTCACTGCAGCGACCAAACCACAACTATCCTATCCTATAAAAGCGAGAGCAGGACTTAAAGCtcag ATTTGTCACAGATTTCAATCCTGTGCATATAGAAGTAACCAATGGAGATATAGAGGCAGGTGTGACTCAATACAATTTTGTGTTGATAAACGAATATTTGTTGTTGGCTTTGGACTATACGGATCGTCAAATGGTGCAGCAGATTACAATGTTAAAATTGAGCTGAAACGACTAGGACGAGTGTTAGCTGAGAATAATACGAAATTCTTTTCTGACGGATCGAGTAACACTTTCCATGTGTACTTTGAGAATCCAATACAAATTGAGCCGGAATGCTTCTATACAGCATCTGCTATACTAGACGGCAGTGAGCTGAGTTATTTTGGTCAAGAAGGTCTGAGTGAAGTGTACATGGGCACAGTGACTTTTCAATTTCATTGTTCCTCTGAGAGTACGAATGGGACGGGAGTGCAAGGAGGTCAGATTCCTGAACTCATATACTATGGACCCACTGTTAACACTTCCATGACCAATACAAATGCTATCGAGGACTGA